The DNA segment AAGGCGATTGCTTATATTATCAATCCTGATAAATGCGAAGGATATGTTTCAGGCTATAACTGCGAACCAGATGTTGCGGATATTGAATTTCGAATGACCGCTGCTTTAGCTGAGTTTGAAAAAGGAAACTACTCTAAATGCGGCACAGGAAAAACAAACTTGGCTTATCACATGATACAATCATTTGCACCAGATGATAATATAACGCCTGCACAAGCCCATGAGATTGGCCAACGATGGGCAGATGAATTCTTGGGCGGAAAATATGAATATGTAATTGCTACTCATGTCAATACGGGTATCATACATAACCATATAATATTTAATGCGACATCATTTTATGATTTCAAAAAATTTGATAATTATAAGACTCAAAAACGAATGAGAAGTATCAGTGATAGAATCTGCATGGAAAATAATCTTTCCGTTATTAAAAGTCGTGATAACGGAAAGGCTTCTTATTATGAGTGGACCATGAAAAAAGCGGGACAATCTTGGAAAGATCACTTGAAAGAAAGTATTGATGCGGCTATCACACAGAGCGACTCAATAAAAGATTTTTGCGACATTTTAAAGATACACGGTATACAGGTTTCAAATGTTGATGAGCATGAGGGAAAGTATATTCGCTTTCATGTCGAAGGGGTGAAAAGAGTTTGTCGCGGCCGGACAAAAACATTAGGCGCTGACTATACACGCGAACGAATTATACAGCGAATTGAACGATCTATATGGGAACGAAGCCATAGGTTCGATGAATCACAACAATTTGCTTATTATGTTGAGCGTCAATCAAAGGCTCAAAATGTGGAGCGTACAGCGGAGCTGCTGATGGTCTTAGATACAATCCATACTGAAAAATTATCGTCCACAGATGACATTCAAAATCGCTTGGATGGGATCAATGAGAAAATCGTGCAACAACGTGAAAAGATAAAAGAGATCGATGACAAAAATGTAGCATATAAAAAAGTCGCCTCTTTCTTGGCGACCATAAAAAAATATGAGCCGATACAATTTGAGCGAGAAATGCTTCACGGACGAAAACTACGCCGGTACGAAGAATTACATGATGCCGAACTCCGAGCGTACAGTTTTGCAGTTCAGCAGCTCGATAAGATGGGATTGAATAGTAGCATAGATTTGGATAAGGTCATCGAGCTGATACATAATCGTGATCGGGAAATTGAACGCTTAAAAAGTGGCATTGGCAACATCGAGCAGCAGGCACAGCAGTTGCAAAAAGTACAGAGCCTTATCAAAGATATTCTACGAACTCCACATCAACGATCGGAAACAATACGATAAAAAAAAGACACCACTTTAGAGTTGGTGTCTTTTTTAGCAGTTTAAATGTCGTTTGGGAGGTATACCGTAAATTGCCAAATACTTATAAAACGAGGATCGTGAAATACATAGACGATTGCAAATTTCCCTGACTGGTAGATCTGAATGAAGATAGAGATCGGTAGCATTTTGTATGCGTGAAATGTTAATTGGCGGGCGTCCACCATATCGTCCTGCATGGCGTGCGGCTTGGATGCCAGCCTTGGTACGTTCCAAAAGGACATCGCGTTCCATCTCAGCTACTAGGGCTAATACGCCAAGCAAAAACCGCCCTGTTGCTGTGCTGCTATCGATACCATCTTTCAATGAGATCAGCACAATTCTTCGATCCAGGAGATCATGAGAGAGCTCCAACAGCTCGGACGCAGTTCGGCCTAGGCGATCCAGTCGCCATATGACTAGTGAATCTCCGGCCTGAAGCTCGCTTAAAAGAGATGTTAAGTTAGCTCGAGGCTTTATGCCCGAGCCAATTTCAGTTACAATACGTTCAACTCCATGATAGTTGAGCGCCTCAATTTGGAGATCCAGGCTTTGTTCACGGGTACTAACACGTGCATATCCAACAACCAAAAAACCACTCCTAGTGTCGAAAAATAGATGATATTCTAATAATATAATAAAAAAGAAAAAAATTCAATGTACATGTCCGAAAACCCATCGTTTTTCAGATATGAACAAAAAGATAAATATTCGTGTTGAAAAAATTGTATTATATTACAAAAATATGAAAGGCATAGTATGCTTTTTGTTAAACCATGAATGAAAAGGGGGAGAGCGCATGTACCAAAATGATTTATCTACTAGCACCTTAGAAGTTGTATTAGGTCGAGGTGCATGGGGGACCAGAGTGACACTGGACCTAATCATACGAGCATTGATTGCGTACCAAAAGCATCATTACAAAGCGGTTCACACTGGAGAACAGACTATGAAGCACTTCAATGAGAGCCATTTGTCAAATGAATGGGCCAAAATTAACGATAAGGATGTTTGGGCCATCCGTGCTGCGTTAAAGCGCTATCATGTGGACTTTCACATCGAACAGACTGAAGGTTCTGCTGTGCTCTTTTTCAGGGCGAAAGACCATCGGCTTATCAATTATGCGTTGGAGCAGGTAGTCAAATCAGCAATGGAGGCCCAGAAATATCAAGTACAGGAGAGTCAGGATCAGGATCACGCTCCCGCAGACAGAAGTAATCCGGCGATTGAGCCGAATAGTCCGGTTTTACTACAAGGCACACAAGATCAATACAAATCTCCGCTGTATTTATTGATGAGTAATCCTGAGAGATCGGAAAAAACAAATAGTGCAGCCTATGTCGAGGTAGAAAATAGCCTACGTTCGGCGTTTGATAAGCTGCAATCGTTCATGAAACGTTCTATGATATTGGATGATTCCTCTACTCACGCTATTGGACAAGGCATCGAAAAGGCATTAAGTGATGTAGTGGATATGCTCAATCAACCGATTGACACGCTGACACCCGATATCATGCAGCAGGCGGCGCAGAAAACCCAGCAGGCCGTCGATAAGCTGGAACAGGCAATCGCTGCCCTGGATGCCGAAATCCAGAAAATCAGTAATGATGATATGGAGCAGGAGCAGGATAAAATTTATCAGGCATTTCAGGATGGGAAGATCCATTTACGCGATAATGGCGATAGTCATAGCGTTATCATAAGCGACAAGGATAGAGAGATTTATCGAGGGACAAAGGAGGAATGTGAACACTTTTTAGATTCCACCAAACCAAGAATGGATAAGCAAATTGCACATGCCAGAATCATTCAAATCACTAATTCTGAAAAAAGCCCAGATTTGCATCGCCAGCGTACACGCGGGATGGAACATTGATTTCGATCTCTAAGATCAACAGCCGGATCAAGGAGGGTAGAAGAATGAAGAACAACCAAGTTTGCCATGCGTGCGGCGCTGAGTTGGAGATTGTTGAAAATCACGGTCGGATACAGGGCACACATCCCAAATACCGCGTTTGCTGCACCAATGAAAAATGTACTCATTTTATAGGGGGAAGTTGGCAGCCCACGGTGAGAGCCGCATGGGAAGCGTGGGATAAGGAATGCAAACAAGGAAAAGGCCACAAAACGGAAAGAACAAGTAAAGATTTACTTGTTCTTGTCATCAATACAATCGTTATAGCAAGTAAAGATTTACCGGTCATCAATACGATTCTTGGTCGAGGGAATACAGCAGAAATTCGCCCGCGAAAAGATGATATCGTTATCTATGAGGTGAGCAGAAACGAGAAGAAGATGGTTGCTGCCGCCGGAATAGAAATAACAAGTAGAGATTTACCGGTCATCAATACGATTCTTGGCCGTAGGAATACAATAGAAATTCGCCCGCGAAAAGATGATATCGTCATCTATGAGGTGAGCAGAAAAGTGAAAAAAACGGTTGCTGCCGCTGGGTAGCAATAACGCTCGATGGAGCCTTACTCAAAGTAAGGCTCCATTTTTTGATGAGGTGAAACAATATGTCAGACTTTAGACAGATTTTTTCCGCAATGAATGAGTATGAGCAGTTTGTATGTACCATGTCCACTATGAGTCTGGAATTTTCGCTGATGCCCGAATGGGTACAGAATGTTGCGTATACAAAGTACCAGGAAACCTACCAAGAATTGATGGATATGAGGGAAAGAGATCCCAAAATAACTCCGCAGGATATTGTTCGGACAATGTGGACGGACAGCGTTAAAAACGGTTATATCGACACCGCTATGCGTGCCAATGAATTAGGAAAGAGCATCCAAGAGAATTTAGAGAATCTAAAAGATTATGATGCCGTGGTGGACTTTTTCCAGAATGGAGAAAAGTTTTTTCTGCATCAGTTAGAAGATGATCAGTTAGACGATGAACATGCAATCTTTTGGTCCATAGATATTGCAGGAGAAATTCCCGTAGTATTCGTGAAATTTGATGGCAATGACCACGTCACATATATGGATGTGTATCAGAATCCGATTGATCTCGAAACCGGGGACATCCATACCTATGAGCAGCTTGGTCAAATGCAGGCGCAGCAAGATAAAGAGGAACGAAAGAGCTATCAAAAACCCACCGGAAAACAGCTCACCATGGCTCGTGCGCTATGTGAGCAGCAGGGCATTGAAATGCCTTATTTCCCAACAAGACAAGCTTGCTCACATTTCATTGAAAAACTCGTTGAGCATCCTGATGAGCAGATCGGCCAGATGAAGCCGCAGGATCAAGGGGAGAAGGAGAGCCAAAAACCCACTGGAAAGCAACTCACCATGGCCCGTGCGCTGTGTGAGCAGCAGGGCATTGAAATGCCTTATTTCTCGACGCGAAAAGCCTGTTCGCAATTTATCGACGAGCTTATTCATAAGACCCAGGCACCAGAAGCGCCTCCACGCATGGCAGATCAACTTAAAAAGGCGAATCAGGTAAAACAGGAACATCAAAATCAATCTGAAGAAAGAGCAGGGACAGATCAATGTATTCAAATCTAATGCAAACAGGGATGAGTCGACCGATCGACAACCTGGGCCGGATTGTCATCCCCATGGAAATAAGGAGAGGTCTTGGATGGAAGACTGATGATCGGTTGGATGTTGCGGTCGGAACTTATAACGGCGAAGCAGCTGTTGTTTTATGCAAACGACATGTAGGGTGCATTATTTGTGGGACAACCCATGATTTGCAGGGCATCCCCGGAACAAAAAAGCTGATTTGTAAGAGCTGCATCAAAACGATCACAGAATAATCGTCCTTGGCGATATATTGTACCTTGAAAAACACGGTGGCCTACCGTCATATTTGTCGGCAAAATAATAGTATCCGTTGCCCGGAATTTAATGGTATAATCTATTGACAAATAATATATATTGTGATATATATTATTTAGGAGGTGGCGATCATGGATACTGCTAAAATTTTTGAAAATGGGAGAAGCCAGGCAGTTCGGTTGCCGAAGAAGTTTCGCTTTACTGGTGAGGAAGTTTTTGTTCAGCGGATAGGGAAGGCTATTGTATTGTTTCCGAAAGAAGCGGCGTGGCAAACATTTTTGAACGGCCTGAATGGGTTCACGGATGATTTCTTTGAGAATGGACGAGAACAGAGTGTTCCAACAGAGAGGGAAACCCTATGACCTATATGCTGGACACCAATATTTGTATTTATGCGATTAAGAATAAGCCTGAACAGGTCTTAAAGATGCTAAAATGCAAATTAGAACAGGGGCTCTGCATTTCGGCTATTACCCTTGCGGAGTTGGAACATGGTGTAGAGAAAAGCACACAACCAGAGCGGAACAGGGCAGCGTTGTTTCAATTTCTCGCTATCCTGGATATTTTACCTTTCGATGATTTGGCGGCTGCAGAGTATGGAGAAATCTGTGCCTATCTGCAAAAGCGAGGGACACCGATTGGAACAATGGATATGCTGATTGCTGGACACGCAAGAGCTGAAAATATGATTTTGGTGACTAATAATGTCAGAGAATTTGAACGTGTGCCGGACTTAAAAATTGAAAATTGGGCTGAATAGCGGAGGCCATAAAATGAAAAAGGCGTTGCGTCAGCAAATTCAGGAGACGAAGAATTCATGAATCAGGAAATCTTGCAGATGCTGCGAGAGCAGCATGAAATGAATCTGCCCGGTGGCTTGTACCACAAAGCACAGGTAATGCTTGCCTATAATACAAACCGTATTGAAGGCAGTAAACTGACGGAAGAGCAGACACGTTCCATTTTTGAAACGCATACGATCCTATCCGGCAACATGGTTTTGAATACCGACGATATTATCGAAACTCAAAATCATTTCCGGGCCTTTGACTTCATGCTGGAGCACGCGGAAGAAGATCTTTCGATTGATCTCATCAAGCAATTCCATGAGCTTTTGAAACGAGGGACTTCCGATGAGCGAAAAAGCTGGTTCAAAGTGGGTGACTTCAAAGCGCTGCCAAACGAGGTCGGCGGTCGGGAAACGGTTGCTCCGGAAAATGTAGAGCAGGAACTTCGGAAACTGCTTGAATCCTACCATGCGCTTTCGGCAGTCAAGGTTAAAGATATCATTGATTTTCACGCGCAGTTTGAATCCATTCATCCGTTTCAAGACGGAAACGGGCGTGTAGGACGCCTGATTATGTTTAAGGAATGTTTGAAATATGACATCATGCCGTTTATCATTGACGAGCAGCACAAAGCATTCTACTATCGAGGATTGCAAGAGTATCCCAGAGAAAAAGGTTATCTCATTGATACCTGTCTATCCGCGCAGGATACCTTTACAGCGATTTATCAATATTTCAATCGACCGCGGATGAGCGAGCAGCTCCGCGCGGCCGAGAAACAGAAACACGAAGTACAAGACACACACGATGTACAACAGGTACAACAGACACAAGATGTAGCAGGGAGGGACATCAGATGAAAAAGGGAAAACTGATTGTAAGCACAGCGCTGGCATTTGCCCTGGCGGCCGGGATGACGGCCGGAGCCGTCGATCAGACCGCGAAAGCGACTACCAGCAAAGTGTTGGTGGACGGCAAGGAGATTTCCTTCACGGCCTACGAGATCAATGACTACAACTATTTCAAGCTGCGCGATATCGCAGCGGCAGTAAACGGTTCTGCCAAGCAGTTTGCA comes from the Intestinibacillus sp. Marseille-P6563 genome and includes:
- a CDS encoding relaxase/mobilization nuclease domain-containing protein, coding for MAYTSIHNIKSTVEKAIAYIINPDKCEGYVSGYNCEPDVADIEFRMTAALAEFEKGNYSKCGTGKTNLAYHMIQSFAPDDNITPAQAHEIGQRWADEFLGGKYEYVIATHVNTGIIHNHIIFNATSFYDFKKFDNYKTQKRMRSISDRICMENNLSVIKSRDNGKASYYEWTMKKAGQSWKDHLKESIDAAITQSDSIKDFCDILKIHGIQVSNVDEHEGKYIRFHVEGVKRVCRGRTKTLGADYTRERIIQRIERSIWERSHRFDESQQFAYYVERQSKAQNVERTAELLMVLDTIHTEKLSSTDDIQNRLDGINEKIVQQREKIKEIDDKNVAYKKVASFLATIKKYEPIQFEREMLHGRKLRRYEELHDAELRAYSFAVQQLDKMGLNSSIDLDKVIELIHNRDREIERLKSGIGNIEQQAQQLQKVQSLIKDILRTPHQRSETIR
- a CDS encoding recombinase family protein produces the protein MVVGYARVSTREQSLDLQIEALNYHGVERIVTEIGSGIKPRANLTSLLSELQAGDSLVIWRLDRLGRTASELLELSHDLLDRRIVLISLKDGIDSSTATGRFLLGVLALVAEMERDVLLERTKAGIQAARHAGRYGGRPPINISRIQNATDLYLHSDLPVREICNRLCISRSSFYKYLAIYGIPPKRHLNC
- a CDS encoding DUF3801 domain-containing protein codes for the protein MYQNDLSTSTLEVVLGRGAWGTRVTLDLIIRALIAYQKHHYKAVHTGEQTMKHFNESHLSNEWAKINDKDVWAIRAALKRYHVDFHIEQTEGSAVLFFRAKDHRLINYALEQVVKSAMEAQKYQVQESQDQDHAPADRSNPAIEPNSPVLLQGTQDQYKSPLYLLMSNPERSEKTNSAAYVEVENSLRSAFDKLQSFMKRSMILDDSSTHAIGQGIEKALSDVVDMLNQPIDTLTPDIMQQAAQKTQQAVDKLEQAIAALDAEIQKISNDDMEQEQDKIYQAFQDGKIHLRDNGDSHSVIISDKDREIYRGTKEECEHFLDSTKPRMDKQIAHARIIQITNSEKSPDLHRQRTRGMEH
- a CDS encoding AbrB/MazE/SpoVT family DNA-binding domain-containing protein, with product MSRPIDNLGRIVIPMEIRRGLGWKTDDRLDVAVGTYNGEAAVVLCKRHVGCIICGTTHDLQGIPGTKKLICKSCIKTITE
- the vapB gene encoding type II toxin-antitoxin system antitoxin VapB, whose amino-acid sequence is MDTAKIFENGRSQAVRLPKKFRFTGEEVFVQRIGKAIVLFPKEAAWQTFLNGLNGFTDDFFENGREQSVPTERETL
- the vapC gene encoding type II toxin-antitoxin system tRNA(fMet)-specific endonuclease VapC, encoding MTYMLDTNICIYAIKNKPEQVLKMLKCKLEQGLCISAITLAELEHGVEKSTQPERNRAALFQFLAILDILPFDDLAAAEYGEICAYLQKRGTPIGTMDMLIAGHARAENMILVTNNVREFERVPDLKIENWAE
- a CDS encoding Fic family protein; the protein is MNQEILQMLREQHEMNLPGGLYHKAQVMLAYNTNRIEGSKLTEEQTRSIFETHTILSGNMVLNTDDIIETQNHFRAFDFMLEHAEEDLSIDLIKQFHELLKRGTSDERKSWFKVGDFKALPNEVGGRETVAPENVEQELRKLLESYHALSAVKVKDIIDFHAQFESIHPFQDGNGRVGRLIMFKECLKYDIMPFIIDEQHKAFYYRGLQEYPREKGYLIDTCLSAQDTFTAIYQYFNRPRMSEQLRAAEKQKHEVQDTHDVQQVQQTQDVAGRDIR